One Chromobacterium paludis genomic window carries:
- a CDS encoding DoxX family protein — protein MNRFQNPYLAALLLRLSLGLMYLSHGALKLFVFGPAGTAGYFASLGLPGFLGYIAIAVEIGGGLLLLAGIWARWVALLLIPQLLGAIVLVHAANGWMFANPGGGWEYPAFLIAASLVVFLQGDAKRSIPA, from the coding sequence ATGAACCGCTTTCAAAATCCCTACCTCGCCGCCTTGCTGCTGCGCCTGTCCTTGGGTCTGATGTATCTGTCGCACGGCGCGCTGAAGCTGTTCGTCTTCGGCCCGGCCGGCACCGCTGGCTACTTCGCCAGCCTGGGCCTGCCCGGCTTCCTCGGCTACATCGCCATCGCCGTGGAAATCGGCGGCGGGCTGCTGCTCCTCGCCGGCATCTGGGCGCGCTGGGTGGCCCTGCTGCTGATCCCGCAACTGCTGGGCGCCATTGTCCTGGTCCACGCCGCCAACGGCTGGATGTTTGCCAATCCGGGCGGCGGCTGGGAATATCCGGCCTTCCTGATCGCCGCTTCGCTGGTGGTGTTTCTGCAGGGCGATGCCAAACGTTCGATCCCGGCCTGA
- a CDS encoding LysR family transcriptional regulator, whose translation MDRFSEIRAFVAVAELGSFVAAADRLELSRAMVTKLVAALENRLGARLMHRTTRKLSLTEAGETYLAQAGSLLAELDELDARLSHGASEPVGRLRVSAPVSFGMRYLGAIIGGFHQRHPRIEVELNLNDRRVDLVEEGFDLALRVSNLADSTLVAKRLAQIRDLVVASPDYLARHGEPGHPSELAEHQCLLYALTAQPNVWDYQSPDGEQGRVKVKGPLRANNGDVLTEAAAQGMGIVLQPRFLVDKALEEGKLVPILQDYDWHCLDLSVVYPVRRHVPGKVRVFVEYLEMFFKT comes from the coding sequence ATGGACCGTTTCTCTGAGATACGCGCCTTTGTCGCGGTGGCGGAGCTGGGCAGTTTCGTTGCGGCGGCAGACCGGCTGGAGCTGTCCCGCGCCATGGTCACCAAGCTGGTGGCGGCGCTGGAGAACCGGCTGGGCGCGCGCTTGATGCATCGCACCACGCGCAAGCTGTCCTTGACCGAGGCCGGTGAGACCTATCTGGCCCAGGCCGGCAGCCTGCTGGCGGAGCTGGACGAGTTGGACGCCAGGCTGTCGCACGGCGCCAGCGAGCCGGTGGGCAGGCTCAGAGTATCGGCGCCGGTGTCCTTCGGCATGCGTTACTTGGGCGCCATCATCGGCGGCTTCCACCAGCGCCACCCGCGCATCGAGGTGGAGCTGAACCTGAATGACCGGCGGGTGGATTTGGTGGAAGAGGGCTTCGACTTGGCTTTGCGCGTCTCCAACCTGGCCGATTCCACGCTGGTGGCCAAGCGCCTGGCGCAGATCCGCGATCTGGTGGTGGCCTCGCCCGATTACCTGGCGCGCCACGGCGAACCGGGCCATCCATCCGAGCTGGCCGAGCATCAGTGTCTGTTATACGCCTTGACCGCGCAACCCAATGTCTGGGACTACCAATCGCCGGATGGCGAGCAGGGGCGAGTCAAGGTCAAAGGGCCGCTCAGGGCCAATAACGGCGACGTGCTGACCGAGGCCGCCGCGCAAGGCATGGGCATCGTGCTGCAGCCGCGCTTCCTGGTGGACAAGGCGCTGGAGGAGGGGAAACTGGTGCCCATTTTGCAAGATTACGATTGGCACTGCCTGGATCTGTCGGTGGTGTATCCGGTGCGCCGCCACGTGCCGGGCAAGGTCAGAGTGTTCGTCGAATATCTGGAGATGTTCTTTAAAACATGA
- a CDS encoding DUF3426 domain-containing protein: MTYTTQCPSCQTRFKVNDAQLAVADGLVRCGRCSHVFKAPDYFVVAQPAPAPAAPSPLMPPQPAAAREHDPMDDFELEVPADFDPQAHPDEAASLPPSAPPLEPPAAATEAPASAAMPPEGVEEFQRALAEAMQNRHVTTPIGNPFDEAEPSPAIAAEPEVYGSRRRAETPPEPEPEPAKPIYRVEPDEPLFTDADAEEEEEAHDRKPTAPWVNGLLIVLAAFGLLFLAAQLVFLNRTRIAAEAPEMRPTLERLCQAMGCDVPWPSDIALIRTEWSELAFVPDYPNLIQLSATLKNHAPYAQTYPMLEVTLKDSDDQVLIRKVFTPKEYLKADDFKLGRFNGNSEVKVTMRLDAGKVHAMGYSLYWFYP, encoded by the coding sequence ATGACATATACGACACAGTGCCCAAGTTGCCAGACCCGATTCAAGGTCAATGACGCCCAGCTCGCCGTAGCCGACGGACTGGTGCGCTGCGGGCGCTGTTCGCATGTGTTCAAGGCGCCGGATTACTTCGTCGTCGCGCAGCCGGCCCCCGCGCCGGCCGCGCCCTCCCCGCTGATGCCGCCGCAGCCTGCGGCGGCGCGCGAGCACGATCCCATGGACGACTTCGAGCTGGAAGTGCCGGCGGACTTCGATCCTCAAGCGCACCCTGACGAAGCGGCCAGCCTGCCGCCCTCCGCGCCCCCGCTGGAGCCGCCGGCCGCGGCCACGGAAGCCCCGGCGTCAGCCGCCATGCCCCCGGAAGGGGTGGAGGAGTTTCAGCGCGCCCTGGCCGAGGCGATGCAGAATCGCCACGTCACCACGCCCATCGGCAATCCGTTCGACGAAGCGGAACCCTCCCCCGCGATCGCGGCCGAGCCCGAGGTGTACGGCAGCCGCCGCCGTGCCGAGACGCCGCCGGAACCGGAGCCGGAACCGGCCAAGCCGATCTACCGGGTGGAGCCTGACGAGCCACTGTTCACCGACGCCGACGCAGAGGAGGAAGAGGAGGCGCATGACAGGAAGCCCACCGCGCCCTGGGTCAACGGCCTGTTGATCGTGCTGGCCGCATTCGGCCTGCTATTCCTGGCGGCCCAGCTGGTTTTCCTCAACCGCACCCGCATCGCGGCGGAAGCGCCGGAGATGCGGCCCACGCTGGAGCGGCTATGCCAAGCCATGGGTTGCGACGTGCCCTGGCCGTCCGACATCGCGCTGATCCGCACCGAGTGGTCGGAACTCGCCTTCGTGCCCGACTACCCCAATCTGATCCAGCTGTCCGCCACGCTGAAAAACCACGCGCCTTACGCGCAAACCTATCCGATGCTGGAGGTCACGCTGAAGGATAGCGACGACCAGGTCTTGATCCGCAAGGTGTTCACGCCCAAAGAGTATCTGAAGGCCGATGACTTCAAGCTGGGCCGCTTCAACGGCAACAGCGAGGTCAAGGTCACCATGCGGCTGGACGCCGGCAAGGTGCATGCGATGGGTTACAGCCTGTACTGGTTCTATCCCTAA
- the prmA gene encoding 50S ribosomal protein L11 methyltransferase, protein MAWLQATIDSDSSVAERFADALMDAGALSTAIEDAWAGTDKEQPIFGEPGEPVDQLWSQSRIITLFDENDDPALLIAAAATACQLAMPTYKIERVEEQDWVRLTQSQFDPIRISDRLWITPTWHEAPAPDAVNLQLDPGLAFGTGSHPTTRLCLQWLDKQLQSGASVLDYGCGSGILAIAALKLGAASAVGIDIDPQAVRASKDNAEQNGVQADFFLPDANPQAQYDVVLANILANPLRMLGDLLASHVKTGGRIVLSGILAEQADELSAIYNQWFEMDAPVFDEGWTRLTGTRRAQV, encoded by the coding sequence ATGGCCTGGTTGCAAGCCACCATAGACTCCGACTCCTCCGTCGCCGAGCGCTTCGCCGACGCGCTGATGGACGCGGGCGCGCTGTCCACCGCCATCGAGGACGCCTGGGCCGGCACCGACAAGGAACAGCCCATCTTCGGCGAACCGGGCGAGCCGGTGGACCAGCTGTGGAGCCAAAGCCGCATCATCACGCTGTTCGACGAGAACGACGACCCTGCGCTATTGATCGCCGCCGCCGCCACCGCCTGCCAACTGGCGATGCCCACGTATAAGATCGAGCGCGTGGAGGAGCAGGACTGGGTTCGCCTGACCCAGTCGCAGTTCGACCCCATCCGCATCTCGGACCGGCTGTGGATCACCCCCACCTGGCACGAGGCGCCGGCGCCGGACGCGGTCAACCTGCAGCTGGACCCGGGCCTGGCCTTCGGCACCGGCAGCCATCCCACCACGCGGCTGTGCCTGCAGTGGCTGGACAAGCAGCTGCAAAGCGGCGCGTCCGTGCTCGACTACGGCTGCGGCTCCGGCATCCTGGCCATCGCCGCGCTGAAGCTGGGCGCGGCCTCCGCCGTCGGCATCGACATCGATCCGCAGGCCGTGCGCGCGAGCAAGGACAATGCCGAGCAAAACGGCGTGCAGGCCGATTTCTTCCTGCCGGACGCCAATCCGCAGGCCCAATACGACGTGGTGTTGGCCAATATCCTGGCCAATCCGCTGCGCATGTTGGGCGACTTGCTGGCAAGCCATGTGAAAACCGGTGGTAGAATCGTGCTCTCCGGCATCCTCGCCGAACAAGCCGACGAATTGTCCGCCATCTACAACCAGTGGTTCGAGATGGACGCGCCGGTGTTCGACGAAGGATGGACACGATTGACAGGAACCCGACGCGCCCAGGTATGA